CGACGGTCGTCCTCGGCTGACGACTGTGAGCGATAACAGCGTTGCCGTACGGCAGCACCCCGGCGGCGCGGCGCTGCGGCTCGTCCGCCTGGTCGCATGGCGGCTGAGCACGGCTGCTGCGGGCCCGTTGGTACCGGGCGAAACGCGGCGTTCCGGGAGATGGGCGTGAACGGCTCGTTACGTCTTGACGAACGACATGTTATCGCTCACTCTCGATATAGAGGCCGATCGTTGTGGTGGCTCACCGGGCGAGCCGCACGGGTCGTACCTCCGATCGCGACGTCCCCAGGGCATGCGGACGTCACCTCGGGACCCGGCAGGTGCCGGCAGTCCTCTCGGACCGGGCGCGCCGACGCCTGGTGGCCAGGATGGCAGGCTCGGCCATCTGTCCCGAGTGAAGTGGCACATCACCACCACCGATGCAACCACTGAAAAGGAACGACATGAAGCCCATGAGAAAGATGCTGGCGGCGGCGACCCTCGCCGTCGCCCTCACCACCGGTATGACGGTGGCGCTGAATCCCGCAGCCGCCGCTGGCACGACCCTGAAGGCCGCGGCGGCGGAGAAGGGCCGCTATTTCGGTGCGGCCGTCGCGACGGGCAAGCTCTCGACCAGCGCGTACACGACCATCCTGAACCGTGAGTTCAACAGTGTCGTGGCCGAGAACGAGATGAAGTGGGACGCCACCGAGCCGCAGCAGGGCCAGTTCAACTATGGCGGTGGTGATCGGTTGGTCAGTCATGCGCAGGCCAACGGCATGAGCGTGCGGGGTCATGCGCTGTTGTGGTATCAGCAGCAGCCGGGCTGGGCGCAGGGGATGTCGGGTAGCGCGTTGCGGAACGCGGCGATCAACCATGTGACGCAGGTGGCGACGCATTTCCGGGGCAAGATCCACTCGTGGGATGTGGTGAACGAGGCGTTCGCCGACGGTGGTAGTGGTGGGCGTCGTGACTCGAATCTGCAGCGCACCGGTAACGACTGGATCGAGGCGGCGTTCCGGGCGGCGCGGGCGGCGGATCCGGGTGCGAAGTTGTGTTACAACGACTACAACACCGATGGGATCAACGCGAAGTCGACGGGCATCTACAACATGGTGCGGGACTTCAAGTCCCGTGGTGTGCCGATCGACTGTGTGGGTTTCCAGTCGCACCTGGGCACGTCGTTGGCCGGTGACTACCAGGCCAACCTGCAGCGTTTCGCCGATCTCGGTGTGGACGTGCAGATCACCGAGCTGGACGTGATGACCGGCGGCAACCAGGCCAACATCTACGGCTCGGTCACCCGCGCCTGCCTGGCTGTCTCGCGCTGCACCGGCATCACCACCTGGGGCGTACGCGACTGTGACTCGTGGCGGGGTTCGGACAACGCCCTGCTCTTCGACTGCAACGGCAACAAGAAGGCCGCGTACACGGCCGTCCTGGACGCGCTCAACTCCGGCTCGACCCCGCCGACCACGCCTCCGCCGGGCTCCGGGGTGGACACCAGCGCCTGGTACGTCCTGCTGAACCGCAACAGCGGCAAGGCCCTGGACGTGTACGCCAACGCGACCACTGACGGGGCGCGAATCAGCCAGTGGACACGCAACAACGGCGTGAACCAGCAGTGGCAGTTCGTCGACTCGGGCGGCGGCTACTACCGGCTGAAGTCGCGGAACTCCAGCAAGGTGCTCGACGTCTACAACTTCTCCACCGCCGACGGTGCGGCGATCGTGCAGTGGAGCGACGGCAACGGCACCAACCAGCAGTTCCGGCTCGCCCAGTCATCCGATGGCTACGTACGTGTGATCAACCGCAACAGCGGCAAGGCCGTCGAGGTGCAGGGCGCGTCCACCGCCGACGGCGGGAACATCGTCCAGTACGCCGACTGGGGTGGCAGCAACCAGCAGTGGCAGCTGGTCCGCATCGGATAGTGACCGCCGCATCTCGCCCGCACCCATCCCCCCAGACGTGCTGACGCCACCACCAGACGTCGGCACGCACGCCAGGGCACCCGCGTGCGTTCTGCTCGTGGATGACCCCGATCGAAGGAGTGGACCATGAAGGCCATCGGTGAGGCTCGTCCCGCCTCTCCAAGGAGACGTCGCTGGCGGTCAGGCTTGGCCGCAGCGGCGGCCGCGGTCATGGCGGCCAGCACGCTCGTCGCGGTCAACGCGGCCCCCGCCACTGCGGCGACCGTGGACACCAACGCCTGGTACGTCCTGGTCAATCGCAACAGCGGCAAGGCGTTGGACCTGTACGGCTCGGCCACCAACGACGGCGCACGGATCAGCCAGTGGACCCGGAACAACGGCGCGAACCAGCAATGGCAGTTCGTGGACTCCGGGGGAGGCTTCTACCGGCTGAAGTCCCGGCACTCGGGCAAGGTCCTCGACGTCAGCAACTTCTCGACCGCCGACGGCGGAGCGATCGTGCAGTGGTCCGACCTCAACGGGACCAACCAGCAGTTCCGGCTGGCCGACTCCGACGGCGGCCACGTGCGGCTGATCAGCCGGCACAGCGGCAAGGCCGTCGAGGTGCAGGGAGCGTCCACCGCCGACGGTGGCAACATCGTGCAGTACGCCGACTGGGGTGGCGCCAACCAGCAGTGGCAACTCGTCCCCACGGACAGCGGCAACCCGCCGCCGACAGGCGGCAGCGGGTGCGGCAAGGCGCCGACGCTCTCCAGTGGCACGCACACCATCCAGACCAACGGCAAGAGCCGCACCTTCATCCTGCGGGTGCCCGCGAACTACAACAACAGCAACCCGTACCGGCTGATCTTCGCGTTCCACTGGCGAGGCGGCACCATGCAGGAGATCTCCTCCGGCGGCACGAGCGGGACCCCGTGGTCCTACTACGGGCAGCAGGAGCAGTCGAACAACAGCGCGATCCTGGTCGCGCCTCAGGGGTTCGGCAACGGCTGGGGCAACGCCGGCGGTGAGGACATCACCTTCGTCGATGACATGATCACCCGGATCGAGAGCAGCCTCTGCGTCAACCCGAGGCAGCGCTTCGCCCTCGGCTTCAGCTGGGGCGGCGGCATGAGCTACGCCATCGCCTGCGCGCGGCCCACCGTCTTCCGGGCCGTCGCGGTCATCTCCGGCGGGCAGATCAGCGGGTGCAGCGGCGGCACTCAGCCCATCGCGTACTTCGGGTTGCACGGCATCTCGGACAACGTCCTGAGCATCTCCCAGGGGCGGTCGTTGCGGGACACGTTCGTCCGCAACAACGGTTGCACCGCGCAGAACCCGCCCGAGCCGGGCGCGGGCAGCCGCACCCACATCACGACCACCTACTCGGGCTGCCGGTCCGGTTACCCGGTGCAGTGGGCGGCGTACGACAACGGTCACATGCCCGGTCCGGTGGACGGCACCTACGCCGAGAGCGGCATCACGACCTGGACCAAGGGTGAGATCTGGAGGTTCTTCGCGCAGTTCTCCTGATCCCGGTCGCCGGCGAGGCCGGCGCTGACATCGGCGGTGGCGCCTGCTCCGAGATCGCGGGAGCAGGCGCTGCCGCCCTCAGCGTTGGAGCTGCCGCCCTTCAGCGTTGAAGACGTACCGGCTTGCCCGAGCCGCTGCGGCGGACCAGCCAGGCCTCGGTGATGTGGGTGAACATCGCCTGGGCGGCGCCCTCGGAGTCGTGGGCGGCGATGCGCTCGTAGATGCGTCGGTGGCCCTTGTTGGATGCCACGCACAGCGAGCGTTCGGTGCGGCCCATGTAGCGGGCGGTGTTGATGACCTGGCTCTCCAGTGCCCGCACGACGCCGCGGGCGATGCGGTTCCCGGATGCCTGCATGATCGTGTCGTGGAAGGCCCGGTCATGGTCGTGGTACGTGACGTGGTCGTCGACGAGCTCGTCCATCCGGTCCACCATGGCGCGCAGCCGGTCGACGGTCTCGGCGTCGGCGAGGCGGGCGGCGACGTTCGCCATGTCGGACTCCAGCACCCGCCGGGTGACGACGAGGTCGTCGAGAATGGCGAGGCTGTCGTCCTCGGCGATGGTGGCCGCGAGGACGAGCTCGTCGAGCATGTCCCAGTGTGACGGTGGGGTGACCATGGTGCCGGCACCCTGGCGGACCTGCACCAACCCCTTCTCCTGAAGGATCTTGACGGCTTCCCGGACGACGGTCCGGCTCACGGAGAAGGTGTCGCAGAGGACCGGTTCGGGTGGCAGGGACGTCCCGGACGGGTGGACGCCACGCACGATGCGCTGCACGAGTTCGGCGGTGACCGCCCTGGCGAGGTTGGTCGGTCGACGCACCCACTCCGGGGTCCCCGGATTGTTCAGGGCTGTCTCCTGCGCTGGCGTCATGTCCCCCTCCGAATGGCTCGCCGTGGCACGACGTCGACATCAGTCTACGGCCGACTATTGACGTCACACGTCATACGAGTTACTTTCCGATCAACAATGGCATGGCGGCCCGTCCGCCGGCCACCCCACGTTCAGAGGTGACAACTGATGAGACAGCGCTCAATGTGGTCGGCCGTCCTCGTTGTGGGACTGGCCTTGGCCGGCTGTGGCAGTGCCAGCGATTCGGGCAAGTCCAGCGGCGGTTCGGACGACAAGTTGGTGGTGTGGGACTGGAAGTCCGGCGAGCCGTTCGCGAAGTCGTACCTGGACAAGGCGAAGGCCGACTTCAAGAAGAAGCACGCCAACGTCACTGTCGAGTTCGTCGCGCAGCCCTTCGACCAGTACTACACGCTGCTCGGTGCGGCCATCCAGTCCGGCAAGGGCCCGGACGTCATGCTGTTCAACGGCGGTGGCCAGATCCGCGACCGGGTGGACGCGCTGGTGCCGCTCGACGACTACGTGGCCGAGGACAAGCAGCGGTTGGCCGGCTGGGAGGCGTTCGCCAAGGACGGCAAGACCTACGCCGCACCGGTGACGCTGCAGGGTTACCCCATCTACTACAACAAGGCGGTCTACCAGAAGGCGAACCTCGACCCGGCGAGCCCGGCCACCACGTGGGACAAGTTCGTCGCCGACTGCGCCGCCATCGCCAAGGCCGGCTCCAA
This portion of the Micromonospora zamorensis genome encodes:
- a CDS encoding endo-1,4-beta-xylanase, with protein sequence MKPMRKMLAAATLAVALTTGMTVALNPAAAAGTTLKAAAAEKGRYFGAAVATGKLSTSAYTTILNREFNSVVAENEMKWDATEPQQGQFNYGGGDRLVSHAQANGMSVRGHALLWYQQQPGWAQGMSGSALRNAAINHVTQVATHFRGKIHSWDVVNEAFADGGSGGRRDSNLQRTGNDWIEAAFRAARAADPGAKLCYNDYNTDGINAKSTGIYNMVRDFKSRGVPIDCVGFQSHLGTSLAGDYQANLQRFADLGVDVQITELDVMTGGNQANIYGSVTRACLAVSRCTGITTWGVRDCDSWRGSDNALLFDCNGNKKAAYTAVLDALNSGSTPPTTPPPGSGVDTSAWYVLLNRNSGKALDVYANATTDGARISQWTRNNGVNQQWQFVDSGGGYYRLKSRNSSKVLDVYNFSTADGAAIVQWSDGNGTNQQFRLAQSSDGYVRVINRNSGKAVEVQGASTADGGNIVQYADWGGSNQQWQLVRIG
- a CDS encoding RICIN domain-containing protein codes for the protein MKAIGEARPASPRRRRWRSGLAAAAAAVMAASTLVAVNAAPATAATVDTNAWYVLVNRNSGKALDLYGSATNDGARISQWTRNNGANQQWQFVDSGGGFYRLKSRHSGKVLDVSNFSTADGGAIVQWSDLNGTNQQFRLADSDGGHVRLISRHSGKAVEVQGASTADGGNIVQYADWGGANQQWQLVPTDSGNPPPTGGSGCGKAPTLSSGTHTIQTNGKSRTFILRVPANYNNSNPYRLIFAFHWRGGTMQEISSGGTSGTPWSYYGQQEQSNNSAILVAPQGFGNGWGNAGGEDITFVDDMITRIESSLCVNPRQRFALGFSWGGGMSYAIACARPTVFRAVAVISGGQISGCSGGTQPIAYFGLHGISDNVLSISQGRSLRDTFVRNNGCTAQNPPEPGAGSRTHITTTYSGCRSGYPVQWAAYDNGHMPGPVDGTYAESGITTWTKGEIWRFFAQFS
- a CDS encoding FadR/GntR family transcriptional regulator — protein: MTPAQETALNNPGTPEWVRRPTNLARAVTAELVQRIVRGVHPSGTSLPPEPVLCDTFSVSRTVVREAVKILQEKGLVQVRQGAGTMVTPPSHWDMLDELVLAATIAEDDSLAILDDLVVTRRVLESDMANVAARLADAETVDRLRAMVDRMDELVDDHVTYHDHDRAFHDTIMQASGNRIARGVVRALESQVINTARYMGRTERSLCVASNKGHRRIYERIAAHDSEGAAQAMFTHITEAWLVRRSGSGKPVRLQR